One window from the genome of Nicotiana sylvestris chromosome 9, ASM39365v2, whole genome shotgun sequence encodes:
- the LOC138878445 gene encoding uncharacterized protein has product MPRPPHSYPQSLDKKNGENQFKKFIYMMNSLSINMPLVEALEKIPGYTKFMKDLVTKKRSMKCETINMTHQVSGIVHSMAPKLEDPGAFTIPYTIGSADFAKALCDLGASINLMPYLVLKTLEIGQPRPTSMRLQMVDRIMKRLLGIIDDVLVRIDKFIPLTNCVILDCEVDYEVPIILGRPFLATGKALVDVEARELTFRVGEEKVVFHVCKFMRQPNSNEVCSFVDLVTDVTIGETSDVMNVDNTLEAVLLNCDDEEMEGYVECVKSLQGMGSYTYEPRKLSLDIENRTTPPTKPSIEEPPILELKPLPPHNRYELHGHSSTLPVILSSCLTNMQVDSTLVVLQKRKKAIGWTLADIRGISPEFCTNKINLEEGAKPYFEHQGHSMKPCKRLSKRRSSSGWMPGLSTQFLIVRGLLRFNVSQRKEAWWWSTMIRRI; this is encoded by the coding sequence atgccTAGGCCTCCTCATTCGTATCCTCAAAGTCTTGACAAGAAAAATGGCgagaatcaattcaaaaagttcatttaCATGATGAATAGTCTATCTATCAACATGCCATTAGTTGAGGCTTTGGAGAAAATTCCCGGTTATACAAAGTTCATGAAGGATTTGGTGACAAAGAAGCGGTCTATGAAATGTGAAACTATAAatatgactcatcaagtgagtggaattgtgcattcaatggctcctaaattggaagatcccggtgctttcacaaTCCCAtataccattggaagtgccgactttgctaaagctctttgtgatcttggggcaagtataaatttgatgccatatTTAGTTTTAAAGACTTTGgaaattgggcaaccaagacccacatctatgAGGTTACAAATGGTTGATCGTATCATGAAGAGACTGTTGGGTAtaattgatgatgtgttggttcgAATTGATAAATTCATTCCCCTGACAAATtgtgttattcttgattgtgaggtagactatgaggtgcctattattcttgggagacctttccttgctacgggaaAGGCTCTAGTTGATGTTGAAGCCAGAGAACTTACTTTTCGTGTTGGTGAAGAGAAAGTGGTTTTCCATGTTTGTAAGTTTATGAGGCAACCTAATAGTAATGAGGTGTGCTCTTTCGTGGACTTGGTGAccgatgtgactattggtgaaaCAAGTGATGTGATGAATGTTGATAATACTTTGGAGGCTGTCTTGCTCAATTGTGATGATGAAGAAATGGAGGGTTATGTGGAATGTGTGAaatctttgcaaggaatggggtcaTACACTTATGAGCCCCGCAAATTGTCCTTGGATATTGAGAATAGAACCACTCCtccaacaaagccttcaattgaggagcctcccatcttggagttgaagccattgcctccacataATCGGTATGAACTTCATGGCCAttcttctactttaccagttattctttcctcttgtttaaCTAATATGCAGGTAGATTCTACTTTGGtggtgctacaaaagaggaagaaggctattggaTGGACTTTGGCAGATATTCGTGGGATAAGCCCTGAATTTTGCACGAACAAGATTAACTTGGAGGAAGGTGCCAAACCATATTTTGAACATCAAGGACACtcaatgaagccatgcaagaggttgtcaaaaaggagatcatcaagtggttggatgccaggGTTGTCTACCCAATTtctgatagttcgtggacttctccgattcaatgtgtcccaaagaaaggaGGCATGGTGGTGGTCAACGATGATAAGAAGGATTTGA
- the LOC138878446 gene encoding uncharacterized protein codes for MKDFTIVSSRISLPLCKLLEKHAKFHFNEDCMRDFELLNLKLTSTPIITAPNWSVPLEPMCNASDVAAWAVVGQRAKVIVHTDHVALRYLIIKKDCKAHLMRWVFLLQEFDIDIQDRKRSENQVANHLSRLEKEGRYYDGLKINYSFLDEQLLAISMKEVPWFADLTNCLVSEDMYLKEEQSEILGACHSSPYGGHHGGAITVAKALSCGFYWPTLYKDASDLFKGCDECQRAGEIPKKNEIPLTTILEIDIFDV; via the exons atgAAAGATTTTACCatcgtttcatcaaggatttctctcCCATTGTGCAAGCTTTTGGAGAAACATGCAAAGTTCCATTTCAATGAGGATTGCATGAGAGACTTTGAGTTGCTAAATCTCAAGTTGACCAGTACTCCCATTATcaccgctccaaattggagtgttcCTCTTGAGCCCATGTGCAATGCAAGTGATGTAGCGGCATGGGCTGTTGTGGGGCAAC GTGCAAAAGTGATTGTTCATACGGATCATGTGGCACTCCGTTATCTCATTATCAAGAAAGATTGCAAAGCCCATTTGATGAGATGGGTAtttttgttgcaagagtttgatattgATATCCAAGATCGAAAAaggagtgaaaaccaagtggcgaacCACTTATCTCGTTTGGAGAAAGAGGGGAGGTATTATGATGGCCTTAAAATCAATTACTCCTTCCTCGATGAGCAACTCTTGGCTATTTCAATGAAAGAGGTTCCATGGTTCGCAGATCTAACTAACTGTCTTGTGAGTG AAGATATGTACCTGAAGGAGGAACAAAGtgaaattcttggggcttgtcactcttcaccgtatggtggtcaccatggtggagcaaTAACAGTGGCCAAAGCGTtaagttgtggtttctattggcccactctCTACAAGGATGCTAGTGATCTTTTCAAGggttgtgatgaatgtcaaagggccgGTGAAATaccaaagaaaaatgaaattcccctcaccaccattttggagattgaCATTTTCGATGTGTGa